From Achromobacter spanius, a single genomic window includes:
- the gsiD gene encoding glutathione ABC transporter permease GsiD, producing MSNTTPAATIAAVPKNDVRTPATEFWRKFKKQKLAVGAGLFVLLLVIVAAFAPWIVPFDPENFFDYDALNASPSLTHWLGVDSLGRDIFSRIVMGARISLAAGFLSVAMGAIVGTFMGLMAGYYEGWWERITMRISDVLLAFPGMLLAIGVVAILGSSMVNVIVAVAVFSVPAFARLVRGNTLSIKQMTYVEAVKSVGASDWTIIMRHILPGTISPIVVYGTMRIGTSIITAASLSFLGMGASPPTPEWGAMLNEARADMVIAPHVAIFPALAIFLTVLAFNLLGDGLRDALDPKIDRK from the coding sequence ATGAGCAATACGACACCCGCCGCGACCATCGCCGCCGTCCCCAAGAACGACGTGCGCACGCCCGCCACCGAGTTCTGGCGCAAGTTCAAGAAGCAGAAGCTTGCCGTCGGCGCCGGCCTCTTCGTCCTGCTGCTGGTCATCGTCGCGGCCTTCGCGCCGTGGATCGTGCCGTTCGACCCGGAGAACTTCTTCGACTATGACGCGCTGAACGCCAGCCCGTCGCTGACGCACTGGCTGGGCGTGGATTCGCTGGGCCGCGACATCTTCAGCCGCATCGTCATGGGCGCGCGCATCTCGCTGGCCGCGGGCTTCCTGTCGGTCGCCATGGGCGCCATCGTCGGCACCTTCATGGGTCTGATGGCCGGCTACTACGAAGGCTGGTGGGAACGCATCACGATGCGCATCTCCGACGTGCTGCTGGCGTTCCCCGGCATGCTGCTGGCCATTGGCGTGGTTGCCATCCTGGGTTCCAGCATGGTCAACGTGATCGTGGCCGTGGCCGTGTTCAGCGTGCCCGCGTTTGCCCGCCTGGTGCGCGGCAACACGCTGTCGATCAAGCAGATGACGTACGTCGAAGCCGTCAAGAGCGTGGGCGCGTCCGACTGGACGATCATCATGCGCCACATCCTGCCCGGCACGATCTCGCCGATCGTGGTGTACGGCACGATGCGGATCGGCACCTCGATCATCACCGCCGCCAGCCTGTCGTTCCTGGGCATGGGCGCTTCGCCTCCCACGCCGGAGTGGGGCGCGATGCTGAACGAAGCGCGCGCCGACATGGTCATCGCACCGCACGTCGCGATCTTCCCGGCGCTGGCGATCTTCCTGACGGTGCTGGCGTTCAACCTGCTGGGCGACGGCCTGCGCGACGCGCTCGATCCCAAGATCGACCGCAAGTAA
- a CDS encoding P1 family peptidase — protein MDKQALDIPRIGVLPPGPLDSICDVGDVTVGHCTLAEGPLQTGVTVVRTHGGDAFLDKTPAAATVLNGFGKSTGLVQVQELGVLETPIGLTNTFGVGTVANAQIRAAVAANPGIGRGMATVNPLVFECNDGYLNDIQAMAVQEAHYGEALAASGKQFAQGAVGAGRGMSSFSFKGGIGSASRVAQIKDGPQYTVGALVLSNFGRLPNLTVAGRPFGRRLASQLDQGLAQQGENAVIAPEKGSIILLVATDAPLDSRQLRRLSLRAGAGLARTGSVFGHGSGDIALAFSTAYTIPQLPESPMPAIAMLHEARIDPLFEAAAEVCEQAIIAALWHAESVTGRDSHHRDSIRHAAPDWRQWLSDTEF, from the coding sequence ATGGACAAACAAGCGCTGGACATCCCCCGCATCGGCGTACTGCCGCCGGGGCCGCTGGACTCGATCTGCGACGTGGGCGACGTCACCGTCGGCCATTGCACGCTGGCCGAAGGCCCGCTGCAGACCGGCGTGACCGTCGTGCGCACGCATGGCGGCGATGCCTTTCTGGACAAGACGCCGGCCGCGGCCACCGTGCTGAACGGCTTCGGCAAGAGCACGGGGCTGGTCCAGGTGCAGGAACTGGGCGTGCTGGAAACGCCGATCGGACTGACCAACACGTTCGGCGTGGGCACCGTGGCCAATGCGCAGATCCGCGCGGCGGTCGCGGCCAACCCCGGCATCGGCCGTGGCATGGCCACCGTGAACCCGCTGGTCTTCGAGTGCAACGACGGCTACCTGAACGACATCCAGGCGATGGCGGTGCAGGAAGCGCATTACGGCGAGGCGCTGGCCGCCTCGGGCAAGCAGTTCGCGCAGGGCGCCGTGGGCGCCGGCCGGGGCATGTCCAGCTTCTCGTTCAAGGGCGGCATCGGCTCGGCCTCGCGCGTCGCGCAGATCAAGGACGGACCGCAGTACACCGTGGGCGCGCTGGTGCTGTCGAACTTCGGCCGCCTGCCCAACCTGACGGTGGCGGGCAGGCCGTTCGGCCGCCGGCTGGCAAGCCAGCTCGACCAAGGGCTTGCGCAGCAGGGCGAGAACGCCGTGATCGCACCGGAGAAAGGCTCGATCATCCTGCTGGTGGCCACCGACGCGCCGCTCGATTCGCGCCAGTTGCGCCGCCTGTCGCTGCGCGCCGGCGCGGGGCTGGCGCGCACCGGCTCGGTGTTTGGCCACGGCAGCGGCGATATTGCGCTGGCGTTTTCCACGGCCTACACGATTCCGCAGTTGCCCGAATCACCCATGCCCGCGATCGCGATGCTGCACGAGGCCCGCATCGATCCGCTGTTCGAAGCCGCCGCGGAAGTCTGCGAACAGGCCATCATTGCCGCGCTGTGGCACGCCGAGAGCGTGACGGGCCGCGACAGCCACCACCGCGATTCCATCCGCCACGCCGCGCCCGACTGGCGCCAGTGGCTGTCCGATACCGAATTCTGA
- a CDS encoding M55 family metallopeptidase, translating into MKILISTDIEGVAGVFHPEQVRAGNGEYERARAWMTAEANAAVQGAIAGGAEEILVNDSHGGFRNLLPDGLDERARLVLGKPRYLGMMGGLEEACDAVFMIGYHSRSQGRGILAHTINSFAFARVVINGMELGEAGLYGALAGELGVPVILGTGDDVFIEETRNTFPGAEWVQTKVAHGQGSGITLSPAASRRAIAAAAETAVRNFKRGGDKKAVPFVIPAPIECRLQTQSAALADLFCMWPTLERVDGVTLRFTTDSMQSAIRTLNSLGAMSFMLR; encoded by the coding sequence ATGAAGATCCTGATTTCCACCGATATCGAAGGCGTCGCCGGCGTCTTTCACCCCGAGCAGGTCCGTGCCGGCAACGGCGAATACGAGCGCGCCCGAGCCTGGATGACGGCCGAGGCCAACGCGGCCGTGCAGGGCGCCATCGCGGGCGGCGCCGAAGAGATTCTGGTCAACGATTCGCACGGCGGCTTTCGCAACCTGCTGCCCGACGGCCTGGACGAGCGCGCCCGCCTGGTGCTGGGCAAGCCGCGTTACCTGGGCATGATGGGCGGGCTGGAAGAGGCGTGCGACGCCGTCTTCATGATCGGCTACCACTCGCGCTCGCAAGGACGCGGCATTCTGGCCCACACCATCAACAGCTTCGCGTTCGCGCGCGTCGTCATCAACGGCATGGAACTGGGCGAAGCGGGCCTGTACGGCGCGCTGGCGGGCGAATTGGGCGTGCCCGTCATCCTGGGCACCGGCGACGACGTGTTCATCGAGGAAACCCGCAACACCTTCCCCGGCGCCGAGTGGGTGCAGACCAAGGTCGCGCACGGGCAGGGCAGCGGCATCACGCTGTCGCCCGCCGCGTCGCGCCGCGCGATTGCGGCGGCCGCCGAAACCGCCGTGCGCAATTTCAAGCGCGGCGGGGACAAGAAAGCCGTTCCTTTCGTCATTCCCGCGCCTATAGAATGCCGGTTGCAGACGCAGAGCGCGGCGCTGGCCGACCTGTTCTGCATGTGGCCCACGCTCGAACGCGTGGACGGCGTCACCTTGCGATTCACCACGGATAGCATGCAGTCCGCCATCCGTACGCTGAACAGCCTGGGCGCCATGTCTTTCATGTTGCGCTAA
- a CDS encoding aminopeptidase P family protein, translating into MSSTDARIAQLRQAMSRRGLTAYVVPSSDPHLSEYLPSRWQGRRWLSGFTGSVGTLVVTADFAGLWVDSRYWVQAEAQLAGTGVQLMKIALASTPGHVDWLAANTGAGDVIGVDGQVLGLGAFRALSAAAATSGAVLEIREDLLDEVWTDRAGLPDAKIYEHVAPEACVTRADKLTQVRDAMRKHGADVHFISTLDDIAWLFNLRGADVDYNPVFVAHALLGLDHATLFVADGKIDDGLRAILAADGVEVADYAQAADALASLEQDQKLLIDPARVTCGVFHAMDPAVPRVEAINPSTLLKSRKTDAELANVRQAMAQDGAALCEFFSWFEGALGKETITELTIDEQITAARARRPAYVCPSFATIAGFNANGAMPHYRATPESHATIEGDGLLLIDSGGQYRGGTTDITRVVAVGTPSADQKVDFTLVLKGMIALSRASFPRGTPSPMLDAIARAPIWEGGAEYGHGTGHGVGYFLNVHEGPQVISYRAMPGPHTAMEPGMITSNEPGIYRPGRWGVRIENLVANRSWLTSELGEFLCFETLTMCPIDTRCIEPSLMREDEIDWLNDYHKTVFERLSPLVEGEALAWLTLRCAAI; encoded by the coding sequence ATGTCTAGCACCGACGCCCGTATTGCCCAATTGCGGCAGGCCATGAGCCGCCGCGGTCTGACCGCCTATGTCGTTCCTTCCTCGGACCCGCACCTGTCCGAATACCTGCCGTCCCGCTGGCAGGGACGGCGCTGGCTGTCGGGCTTCACGGGCTCGGTGGGCACGCTGGTGGTCACGGCGGACTTCGCCGGCCTGTGGGTGGATAGCCGCTACTGGGTGCAGGCCGAAGCGCAGCTTGCCGGCACCGGCGTGCAGTTGATGAAAATCGCGCTGGCGTCGACGCCGGGGCACGTCGACTGGCTGGCCGCCAACACCGGCGCGGGCGACGTCATCGGGGTCGATGGCCAGGTGCTGGGCCTGGGCGCCTTCCGCGCCTTGTCCGCCGCCGCGGCCACGTCCGGCGCCGTGCTGGAAATCCGCGAAGACCTGCTGGACGAGGTCTGGACCGATCGCGCGGGCCTGCCGGACGCCAAAATCTACGAACACGTGGCCCCCGAAGCCTGCGTGACCCGCGCGGACAAGCTGACGCAGGTGCGCGACGCCATGCGCAAGCACGGCGCCGATGTGCATTTCATTTCGACGCTCGACGACATCGCCTGGTTGTTCAACCTGCGCGGCGCGGACGTGGATTACAACCCGGTCTTCGTCGCCCACGCGCTGCTGGGCCTGGACCACGCCACGCTCTTCGTTGCCGACGGCAAGATCGACGACGGCCTGCGCGCCATCCTGGCCGCCGACGGCGTCGAAGTGGCGGACTATGCCCAGGCGGCGGACGCGCTGGCCTCGCTGGAACAGGACCAGAAGCTGCTGATCGATCCGGCCCGCGTCACCTGCGGCGTGTTCCATGCCATGGACCCCGCGGTGCCGCGCGTGGAAGCCATCAACCCGTCAACGCTGCTCAAGTCGCGCAAGACCGACGCCGAGCTTGCCAACGTGCGCCAGGCAATGGCGCAGGACGGCGCCGCGCTGTGCGAGTTCTTCTCCTGGTTCGAAGGCGCGCTGGGCAAGGAAACCATCACCGAGCTGACCATCGACGAGCAGATCACGGCCGCCCGCGCGCGCCGTCCCGCCTACGTCTGCCCCAGCTTCGCCACCATTGCGGGCTTCAACGCCAACGGCGCGATGCCGCATTACCGCGCCACGCCCGAATCGCACGCCACGATCGAAGGCGACGGCCTGCTGCTCATCGACTCGGGCGGCCAGTACCGGGGCGGCACCACCGACATCACGCGCGTGGTGGCGGTGGGCACGCCCAGCGCGGACCAGAAAGTCGATTTCACGCTGGTGCTCAAGGGCATGATCGCGCTTTCGCGCGCGTCGTTCCCGCGCGGCACGCCGTCGCCGATGCTGGACGCCATCGCGCGCGCGCCCATCTGGGAAGGCGGCGCGGAATACGGCCACGGCACGGGCCACGGCGTGGGCTATTTCCTGAACGTGCACGAAGGCCCGCAGGTCATCTCGTACCGCGCGATGCCGGGCCCGCACACGGCCATGGAACCGGGCATGATCACGTCCAACGAGCCGGGCATCTACCGTCCGGGCCGCTGGGGCGTGCGCATCGAGAACCTGGTCGCCAACCGCAGCTGGCTGACCTCGGAGCTGGGTGAATTCCTGTGCTTCGAAACGCTGACGATGTGCCCGATCGACACGCGTTGCATCGAGCCTTCGCTGATGCGCGAAGACGAGATCGACTGGCTGAACGACTATCACAAGACGGTGTTCGAGCGCCTGTCGCCGCTGGTCGAGGGCGAAGCGCTGGCGTGGCTGACGCTGCGTTGCGCGGCGATCTGA
- a CDS encoding CTP synthase, translating into MTKYVFVTGGVVSSLGKGIAAASLAAILESRGLQVTMLKLDPYINVDPGTMSPFQHGEVFVTEDGAETDLDLGHYERFISARMHKVNNFTTGQIYESVLRKERRGDYLGKTVQVIPHITNEIQDFIARGAEAGWNGNTDVAIVEIGGTVGDIESLPFLEAARQMSLRMGRNNAAFVHLTLVPFIASAGELKTKPTQHSVQKLREIGIYPNALLCRADRRIPDDERAKISMFSNVPLDAVISVWDADSIYKIPAMLHKQGVDNIVCEALGLTPPPADLSMWDNLVEALEHPEHQLTIGMVGKYVDLTESYKSLTEALVHAGIHTRSKINIEYIDSEDIETRGTDQLKHLDAILVPGGFGKRGTEGKIAAIRYARENGVPYLGICLGMQLAVIEFARHVAGLGGANSTEFDPSAPHPVVALITEWMDREGKVEKRDNSSDLGGTMRKGAQRVPIKAGTRAQTIYGDEVNERHRHRYEVNNVYVPRLEESGMVISARTPTENLPEMMELPNHPWFVGVQFHPEFTSTPRDGHPLFSSYIRAAIEQKARRGQEA; encoded by the coding sequence ATGACCAAATACGTATTTGTCACCGGCGGTGTGGTGTCTTCCCTGGGCAAGGGCATCGCCGCTGCGTCGCTTGCTGCCATCCTCGAGTCGCGTGGTTTGCAGGTCACCATGCTGAAGCTCGACCCCTACATCAACGTCGATCCGGGCACGATGAGCCCCTTCCAGCACGGTGAAGTGTTCGTCACTGAAGACGGCGCCGAAACCGACCTGGATCTGGGCCACTACGAGCGCTTCATTTCCGCTCGCATGCACAAGGTGAACAACTTCACCACCGGCCAGATCTACGAATCCGTGCTGCGCAAGGAGCGCCGTGGCGACTACCTGGGCAAGACTGTCCAGGTCATTCCGCACATCACGAACGAAATCCAGGACTTCATCGCTCGTGGCGCCGAAGCCGGCTGGAATGGCAACACCGACGTTGCCATCGTCGAAATCGGCGGCACGGTCGGCGACATCGAGTCGCTGCCGTTCCTCGAGGCCGCCCGCCAGATGAGCCTGCGCATGGGCCGCAACAACGCGGCCTTCGTGCACCTGACGCTCGTGCCCTTCATCGCCTCCGCCGGCGAACTGAAGACCAAACCCACGCAGCACTCGGTGCAGAAGCTGCGCGAAATCGGCATCTACCCGAACGCGCTGCTGTGCCGCGCCGACCGTCGCATTCCGGACGACGAGCGCGCCAAGATCTCGATGTTCTCGAACGTGCCCCTGGACGCGGTCATTTCCGTCTGGGACGCCGACTCCATCTACAAGATCCCCGCCATGCTGCACAAGCAAGGCGTGGACAACATCGTCTGCGAAGCCCTGGGCCTGACCCCGCCGCCGGCCGACCTGTCCATGTGGGACAACCTGGTCGAGGCGCTGGAACATCCCGAGCACCAGCTCACCATCGGCATGGTCGGCAAGTACGTCGACCTGACCGAGTCGTACAAGTCGCTGACGGAAGCCCTGGTGCACGCCGGCATCCACACGCGCTCGAAGATCAACATCGAGTACATCGACTCGGAAGACATCGAAACCCGCGGCACCGACCAGTTGAAGCACCTGGACGCCATCCTGGTTCCGGGCGGCTTCGGCAAGCGCGGCACCGAGGGCAAGATCGCCGCCATTCGCTACGCCCGTGAAAACGGCGTGCCGTACCTGGGCATCTGCCTGGGCATGCAGCTGGCGGTCATCGAATTCGCCCGTCACGTCGCCGGTCTGGGCGGCGCCAACAGCACGGAATTCGATCCGTCCGCACCGCACCCGGTGGTTGCACTCATCACCGAGTGGATGGACCGCGAAGGCAAGGTCGAAAAGCGCGACAACTCGTCCGACCTGGGCGGCACCATGCGCAAGGGCGCGCAACGCGTGCCGATCAAGGCCGGCACCCGCGCGCAGACCATCTACGGCGACGAAGTGAACGAACGTCACCGCCATCGCTACGAGGTCAACAACGTCTACGTGCCGCGCCTGGAAGAATCCGGCATGGTGATCAGCGCCCGCACGCCGACCGAGAACCTGCCCGAAATGATGGAACTGCCCAACCACCCGTGGTTCGTCGGCGTCCAGTTCCACCCGGAGTTCACGTCCACCCCGCGCGACGGCCATCCGCTGTTCTCCAGCTATATCCGCGCCGCCATCGAGCAGAAGGCTCGCCGCGGCCAGGAGGCCTGA
- a CDS encoding DUF1330 domain-containing protein: MSAYLIADVKVTKPAQYEDYKRLSTLAMRAYDAKILVRGGESKHLEGREPGRTVVMEFPSMAAAQAFYDSWQYRRARNAREGAAVMNMFIVQGM; the protein is encoded by the coding sequence ATGAGTGCTTATCTCATCGCCGACGTCAAAGTGACCAAGCCCGCGCAGTACGAGGACTACAAGCGTCTGTCCACGCTCGCCATGCGCGCGTACGATGCCAAGATCCTGGTGCGCGGCGGCGAATCCAAGCACCTTGAGGGACGTGAACCCGGCCGCACCGTGGTCATGGAATTTCCGTCCATGGCCGCGGCGCAGGCGTTCTACGACTCCTGGCAGTACCGCCGTGCCCGCAATGCCCGCGAAGGCGCGGCCGTCATGAATATGTTTATCGTTCAGGGAATGTAA
- the eno gene encoding phosphopyruvate hydratase produces MSAIVDIIGREILDSRGNPTVECDVLLESGAMGRAAVPSGASTGAREAIELRDGDKGRYLGKGVLRAVENLNTEISEALMGLDAQEQTFVDRTLIELDGTESKERLGANAILAASMAVARAAADESGLSLYRYFGGSGPMSMPVPMMNVINGGAHANNTLDLQELMILPVGAGSFREALRWGAEVFHMLKKLIHGQGMSTAVGDEGGFAPNVPSHEAAIQLILKAITEAGYEPGTQIALGLDCASSEFYRDGKYTLAGEGGISLSSQEFTNLLATWCDKYPIISIEDGMAENDWEGWKLLTDQLGKKVQLVGDDLFVTNTKILREGIQKGVANSILIKINQIGTLTETFAAIEMAKRAGYTAVVSHRSGETEDSTIADIAVATNAMQIKTGSLSRSDRMAKYNQLLRIEEELAEVASYPGLEAFYNLR; encoded by the coding sequence ATGAGTGCAATCGTCGACATCATCGGCCGCGAGATTCTGGATTCGCGCGGCAACCCCACCGTGGAATGCGATGTGCTGCTGGAATCCGGCGCCATGGGCCGTGCGGCCGTGCCGTCGGGCGCATCCACCGGCGCCCGCGAAGCCATTGAGCTGCGCGACGGCGACAAGGGCCGTTATCTGGGCAAGGGCGTGCTGCGCGCCGTTGAAAACCTCAATACCGAAATCTCCGAAGCCCTGATGGGCCTGGACGCCCAGGAACAGACGTTCGTCGATCGCACCCTGATCGAACTGGACGGCACCGAGTCCAAGGAACGCCTGGGCGCCAACGCCATCCTGGCAGCCAGCATGGCCGTGGCCCGCGCCGCCGCCGACGAATCGGGCCTGTCCCTGTATCGCTACTTTGGCGGCAGCGGCCCCATGAGCATGCCCGTCCCGATGATGAACGTCATCAACGGCGGCGCGCACGCCAACAACACCCTCGACCTGCAGGAACTGATGATCCTGCCGGTGGGCGCCGGCAGCTTCCGCGAAGCCCTGCGCTGGGGCGCTGAAGTCTTCCACATGCTCAAGAAGCTGATCCACGGCCAGGGCATGTCCACCGCCGTGGGCGACGAGGGCGGTTTCGCGCCCAACGTTCCCAGCCACGAAGCCGCCATCCAGCTCATCCTGAAGGCCATCACCGAAGCCGGCTACGAGCCGGGCACGCAGATCGCCCTGGGCCTGGACTGCGCCAGCTCCGAGTTCTACCGCGACGGCAAGTACACGCTGGCCGGCGAAGGCGGCATCTCGCTGTCCTCGCAAGAGTTCACGAACCTCCTGGCCACGTGGTGCGACAAGTACCCGATCATCTCCATCGAAGACGGCATGGCCGAAAACGACTGGGAAGGCTGGAAGCTCCTGACCGACCAGCTCGGCAAGAAGGTTCAGCTGGTGGGCGACGACCTGTTCGTCACCAACACCAAGATCCTGCGTGAAGGCATCCAGAAGGGCGTCGCCAACTCGATCCTCATCAAGATCAACCAGATCGGCACGCTGACCGAAACGTTTGCCGCCATCGAAATGGCCAAGCGCGCCGGTTACACCGCCGTCGTGTCGCACCGTTCGGGCGAAACCGAAGACTCGACCATCGCCGACATCGCCGTGGCGACCAACGCGATGCAGATCAAGACCGGCTCGCTGTCGCGCTCGGATCGCATGGCCAAGTACAACCAGCTCCTGCGCATCGAAGAAGAGCTGGCTGAAGTGGCGTCGTACCCCGGCCTGGAAGCTTTCTACAACCTGCGTTGA
- a CDS encoding TadE/TadG family type IV pilus assembly protein: protein MTAFIFPYDLRCTRTQHGAAAIEFAVAGAIVLLLGLLCVDAARWHGARQMAHLALMEAARAGATSHGDPARLRAAFLQALLPLHSNANGPAGAMERRDGAMTELKTLTGAPPWRIEVLRPDEQSFREHARPGLKVAAAPGLRAIDNGYQDLQHARRPPRPGGQDIFQANTLKLRLTYLHKPLLPPLRALLVMLGRQDGSYAGHALTKGLLPIVVELEHEMHTHPVDWARKHPFPEGVMYGECRQLRCGPE, encoded by the coding sequence ATGACCGCCTTTATTTTTCCTTACGACTTACGCTGCACCCGCACGCAGCACGGGGCCGCTGCCATCGAGTTCGCCGTGGCCGGCGCCATCGTGCTGCTGCTGGGCCTGCTCTGCGTCGACGCCGCGCGGTGGCACGGCGCGCGCCAGATGGCGCACCTGGCGCTGATGGAAGCGGCTCGCGCCGGCGCCACGAGCCACGGCGACCCGGCCCGCCTGCGCGCTGCCTTCCTGCAGGCACTGCTGCCGCTGCATTCAAACGCCAACGGCCCGGCCGGAGCCATGGAGCGGCGGGATGGCGCAATGACAGAACTGAAGACGTTGACGGGGGCTCCACCCTGGCGCATTGAGGTACTGCGGCCGGACGAGCAGTCGTTCCGCGAGCACGCACGCCCAGGCCTGAAGGTGGCTGCCGCGCCCGGATTGCGGGCCATCGACAACGGCTACCAGGATCTGCAACATGCCCGCCGCCCGCCGCGCCCGGGCGGCCAGGATATCTTCCAGGCCAACACGCTCAAGCTGCGGCTGACCTATCTGCACAAACCGCTGCTGCCGCCGTTGCGGGCCCTGCTGGTCATGTTGGGACGGCAGGATGGCAGCTACGCCGGCCACGCGCTGACCAAAGGCCTGCTGCCCATCGTGGTGGAGCTGGAACACGAAATGCACACGCATCCGGTGGACTGGGCGCGCAAGCATCCCTTTCCGGAAGGGGTGATGTATGGCGAGTGCCGGCAGTTGCGTTGCGGTCCCGAGTAG
- the hslO gene encoding Hsp33 family molecular chaperone HslO, producing the protein MTDQLKKYLTEDRSVRVQAVRLSDTWKAVQANHDYPPAITNLLGELVAASTLLAANIKFDGSLVLQIQGDGPIALLVVDCRSDLSLRATVKMREGHEVPTTGDMQSLLNPGGNGRFIVVLDPQRKLPGQQAYQGIVPLEGSTVAEALQHYMKASEQLDTRLWLSANADHAAGMLVQRLPHHGGGETDLALTEQVAAETWERINALAGTLKRDEILATDIDTLIHRLFWEETLIAFDPQSVSWHCPCTRERVANMLRSLGEAEVNSILEERGQVDVACDFCGKPYKFDTVDCAALFSANQTPSGEEPPTVH; encoded by the coding sequence ATGACCGATCAGCTCAAAAAATACCTTACCGAAGACCGCAGCGTCCGCGTCCAAGCGGTGCGCCTGTCTGACACCTGGAAGGCCGTGCAGGCCAACCACGACTACCCGCCCGCCATCACCAACCTGCTCGGTGAACTGGTGGCGGCATCCACGCTGCTCGCCGCCAACATCAAGTTCGATGGTTCGCTGGTGCTCCAGATCCAGGGAGACGGCCCCATCGCCCTGCTGGTGGTGGACTGCCGCTCGGATCTCAGCCTGCGCGCCACCGTCAAGATGCGCGAAGGCCACGAGGTGCCCACCACCGGCGACATGCAAAGCCTGTTGAATCCCGGCGGCAATGGGCGCTTCATTGTCGTGCTGGACCCGCAGCGCAAGCTGCCCGGCCAGCAGGCCTATCAAGGCATCGTGCCGCTCGAAGGCAGTACCGTCGCCGAGGCCCTGCAGCACTACATGAAGGCCTCCGAGCAACTCGATACGCGCCTGTGGCTGTCCGCCAACGCCGACCACGCGGCGGGCATGCTGGTCCAGCGCCTGCCGCACCACGGCGGCGGAGAAACGGACCTCGCCCTGACCGAGCAGGTCGCTGCCGAGACCTGGGAACGCATCAACGCCCTGGCCGGCACGCTCAAGCGCGACGAAATCCTGGCCACCGACATCGACACGCTGATTCACCGCCTGTTCTGGGAAGAAACGCTCATCGCCTTCGACCCGCAGTCCGTGAGCTGGCACTGTCCGTGCACGCGCGAGCGCGTGGCCAACATGCTGCGCTCGCTGGGCGAAGCCGAAGTCAACAGCATCCTGGAAGAGCGCGGGCAGGTCGACGTGGCCTGCGATTTCTGCGGCAAGCCCTACAAGTTCGATACGGTCGACTGCGCGGCGCTGTTCTCGGCGAACCAGACGCCCTCCGGAGAAGAACCTCCCACCGTGCATTGA
- a CDS encoding gamma carbonic anhydrase family protein, whose amino-acid sequence MAIYQLNDLIPRIDPQAYVADSADIIGNVTLEAGVSIWSHVSIRGDNDAILIREGTNIQESSVLHVDSGCPMTIGPNVTVGHQAMLHGCTIHEGALVGMQAIVLNNAVIGRNCLIGAGAIIPEDRIIPDNSLVIGIGKIVRELSAEEIANLHKNTAHYVARGQQYKTALKRLG is encoded by the coding sequence ATGGCCATCTACCAGCTCAATGACCTGATTCCCCGCATCGACCCGCAGGCCTACGTGGCGGACAGCGCCGACATCATCGGCAACGTCACGCTGGAGGCCGGCGTCAGCATCTGGTCGCACGTATCGATCCGCGGCGACAACGACGCCATCCTGATCCGCGAAGGCACCAACATCCAGGAATCCAGCGTCCTGCACGTGGACTCGGGCTGTCCCATGACCATCGGCCCGAACGTCACCGTCGGCCACCAGGCCATGCTGCATGGCTGTACCATCCACGAAGGCGCCCTGGTCGGCATGCAGGCCATTGTCCTGAACAACGCCGTCATCGGCCGCAACTGCCTGATCGGCGCCGGGGCCATCATCCCCGAGGACCGCATCATTCCGGACAATTCGCTGGTCATCGGCATCGGCAAGATCGTGCGGGAGCTGTCCGCCGAGGAAATCGCCAACCTGCACAAGAACACCGCCCATTACGTGGCGCGCGGCCAACAGTACAAGACGGCCTTGAAGCGTCTGGGCTGA